The window GACGCGATGGCCTTCTCCTTCACCCCACGAAGTTCGTTCACGCCCTGGCCGACATCAGCCGCCACGCAGACGACCTTGGCGTCGTAGTGCTCCTTGAGCCAGGGGACGATGACCGACGTATCAAGCCCGCCTGAGTAGGCGAGCGCAATCTTGCGCATGTTGGGACTCCGAGACGGAATAGGTATTCAGAAGGGCTGCATAATCTACCACATGTGCAACCCGAGTCAACCGGGTGCGAGCGTCTAGGCTTCGGCGATGCGGCGCAAGCGCTGCGCGACGGCTTCGCGCGCGGTATGCGACCGGCACACGATGAGAATGGTGTTTTCTCCGCCGATCGTGCCGATGACTTCATCCCATCCGGCATCATCAATTGCCTCGGCGACCGGCTGCGCCCCGCCATAGATGGTCTTGAGCACGAGGAGTTCGCCCACACCATCAACTGAGGAGAAAAACTGCGGCAGGACCTCTTCCACCAGGGTGCGATCGCCGGTGTCGGCGCCAAGCGCCTCCGGTGTGACGTACCGCGGACCGTCGGGCGTCGGCAGGCGCGCGATGCGAAGCTCTCTCAGGTCACGTGACAAGGTGGATTGCGTCACGTCCCACCCGGCTTCATGCAGCAGGACGCGGAGGTCCTCCTGCGACGCCACGACCTTGCTCGTGATGAGCTCACGAATGGTCTGCTGTCGAGTGCGCTTTGACACGGGGGTCGGTGCGTAGGAGGGAGATCAACGGGGCGGCGGGACGATACGCCGGACCGGGGCGAGGCGGTAGGCGCACACGCATCCGCCATCACATTGGCTCCCCGATGCCTTGACATAGGCCGTCTGCAACTATATGCATTATTGGTGCATAAGATCCCCGTTGGCGTATTCGGGGCCAGCGGGTACGCTGGCCGCGAACTCTGTGGTCTCCTGGCCGACCACCCGCACTTCTCGTTAGCCTTCGCGACCGCGAACGCCCAGAGAGGGGAACGTGCGTTTATCGGTGGGCGCGAAGTCCGCTTCATTGCAACGGATGACGCACCACTCCGGGGGGCAGAGCTGATCTTCAGTGCGCTCCCACACGGAGCCTCGGCCACCTGGGTGGAGCGGGCACAGGAGCATGGTGCGCGGGTGGTCGACCTGTCCTCCGACCTGCGGCCGGGCCACACCTCGCTGGACGTCCCCTATGGCCTGACCGAGGTGAATCGTGCGGCCCTCTCCGGGGCGGAGATCATTGCGAACCCGGGATGTTATCCCACCGCGATCCTTCTGTCGCTGCTCCCACTGCTCGAGGGCGGACTGCTGCGCGCGGAGTCCACCGTCGTGGTGGACGCGGCCTCCGGGGTCACCGGCGCGGGCAACTCGCCAAAGCCGGAATTGCTGTTTGGTGAGGTCACGGAGAACTATCGCGCCTACGGAGTTGGCAATGAACATCGCCACCTCCCGGAGATGCGAGCACTCGTCCAGCGCCACACCGACGCGGTCGATCTCCTCTTCACCCCGCACCTGCTCCCGGTGGCCCGGGGCATCCTGGCGACGGTGACTGTGCAGCTGAACGCTCCAATCGACGACCCGCTCGCCCTTTGGCAGTCCCGGTTCGCCGGCGAACCATTCGTTGAGGTGACGGATGCGTTGCCCACGCTGCGGGATGTGCAGCACCGCAACGTCGTGCGCATGACCGTCCGACAGGCGGCGCAGATGCGCACGCCAACGCTCATCCTGCTGTCGGCGATCGACAACCTGGTGAAGGGCGCGGCTGGCCAGGCCATCCAGAACGCCAACGTCTCGTTTGGCTTCAACGAGACCGCCGGCCTGCCTCGATGACGCGCGTGATCAAGATCGGTGGTCGCGCCCAAGGTGACGCGGCCCTGGCGCCGGCTCTTGTCGCTGCCTTTGCCAAGGGCGAGCCGCTCTGCGTTGTGCACGGTGGTGGTGACGAGGTCACCGCCCTGCAACGCGCCCTCGGGCAGGAGCCGGTGTTCGTCAACGGACGTCGTGCGACATCGCCGGAGGAACTTTCGCTTGTGCGGATGGTGCTTTCGGGCACGGTGAACAAGCGCCTGGTCGGCGCATGGCTCAATGCCGGCCTGCCGGCGGTGGGTCTCTCCGGTGAGGATGGCGATCTTCTCGTCTGCGACGTATTCGGCGACGGGTCGCTGGGGGCGGTCGGCCAGCCGAGATCTGCCCATCCTGCCGTGCTGCGTGCGCTGCTCGACGCGGGCTTTGTGCCGGTCATCTCGCCGGTCGGGCGCTTTGCCCACGACGGCAGCGGCTGCAACGTCAATGGTGACGACGCCGCGGCGGCCATCGCCGGTGCCCTCCAGGCCAGCGAATTGTTGCTGGTCGCCGACGTGGACGGCTTTCGCGATGCCACGGGTGCCACGGTGGCCGCGCTCGACGCCGGGACCGCCGCGGCCCACATCACGAGTGGCGTGGCGACCGGTGGAATGATCGCCAAGCTGGAGGCCGCCCTTCGCGCCCTCGAATATGGCGTGACCCGCGTGCGCATTGGTGGCGTCGCGGCGATCGCCGATGCGACCCGCGGCACCGTCATCACGCGCGCCCCGCTCGCGGCGACGTATTAACACTTCCCATTGTGCCACGCCCATGTCTGTCATGACGCCTCCCGTGAACACCGCCGTCACCCCGTCCCTCCTCCCGACGTACAAGCGGGCCCCCATGGAGTTCGTGGGTGGTGAAGGCGTTGAGCTGATCGACAGCGACGGCAAGCGCTACCTCGACTTCACCAGCGGCATTGCCGTGAATGCGCTGGGGTACGGGGATGCCGGCCTGCAGCAGGCGATGAAGCAGGCAGCGGACGGCCTGGTCCACGTCTCCAACCTGTTTCGCACGGCCCCTGGCGAGCAGTTGGCGGACGCCCTCGTCCAACTGTCGTTTGCTGATCGCGTCTTCTTCTGCAACTCCGGGGCGGAGGCGAACGAGGGGGCCTTCAAGATCGCCCGTCGGTGGGCGCGCGGAATCGGCGGTCCCGCGAAGCATGAGATCCTTGCGTTCCGGGGGGCGTTTCACGGTCGCCTCTTTGGCACCCTGGCCGCCACCGATCGCCCCAACTACCGAATGCCTTTCCGGCCGCTGGCGGGCGGGATCTCGATCATGGAGCGCGACCTCGAGGACCTGGACCTGGCGCTGAATGCGGAGACCGTGGCCGCAGTCATCCTCGAACCGATCCAGGGGGAGGGCGGGGTGCGCGTGCTCGACACGGAATTCGTGCGTCGCGTGCGTGAACTCACGAAGGCGCGCCAGATCGCCCTCATCTTCGACGAGATCCAATGCGGGCTGGGCCGGACCGGGCAGGTCTTTGCGTACGAACACCTGGGGGTCACGCCGGACATCATGACCCTCGCCAAGCCGCTTGCGGGGGGGCTGCCCATGGGTGCCATCCTTGCCACCGAGACGGTGGCGAGCGCCATGCAACCCGGCGACCACGGAACGACTTTCGGTGGCGGTCCCTTCGTTGCCTCGGTTGCCCTGCATGTGGTGGGCCGGCTGTCCGACCAGACGATGCTCGCGCACGTGCGCGCCATGGGCGCGTTGTTGCACGACGGGCTCGAGGCCATGATGGAGCGGACGGACCGGATTCGTGCGATCCGTGGACGTGGGCTGATGCTCGGGATCGACGTGACCGAACCCGCCGGCGAAGTGATCGCGCGCGCGCGCGATGCGGGAATGCTCCTGGTCTCCGCGGGGGATCACACGATCCGGCTGCTGCCGCCCCTGGTCATCACGGCGGGCGACATCACGCGAGGGCTGGCGGTTCTGGAAACGGCGCTGGCAGGGTAGAGCTGTGACAAGAGCCCACTGATGAAGCACGAGCAGCACGAGTCTGGAGCAGCACGCGTCCCGTGCCACGCGTGCCGCCCGGGCTGCTCGTGCCGCCCGTGCTTCGTTGTGGCACGTGCACATGAAGCACGAGTCGTGAGCCTCCGGTTGCTTCGCGCCGCTGGTTGCCGCGTCTCCCGCCTGACTCTATACTCGCCGCATGCCCGACTACCCCTTTGTCCCGCTGCAGCACCAGCGGATCCCGATCGAGGAGTCGCTCCAGCGGGGCCGTGCGTTCCATGCCGAGATGGACCGGCGGCGCACCACGCGCCACTTCTCGACTGATCCCGTGCCGCGCGAGGCCATTGAGCTGGCGATCCGCACGGCCGGCACGGCCCCCAGTGGAGCCCACCAGCAGCCCTGGACGTTTGTCGCCATTGCCGATCCGGAACTCAAGCGGCGCATCCGGGAGGCCGCCGAGGCCGAAGAACACGCCTTTTACCACGGACGCGCGCCCGAGGGCTGGATCGACGCCCTCGCCCCGTTAGGCACGGACGAACACAAGCCGCACCTCACCGACGCGCCCTGGTTGGTGGTTGTCTTTCGCCAGGCGCACGGCGTCGGGCCCAACGACGAGAAGATCACGCACTACTACACGCAGGAATCGGTGGGCATTGCCATCGGGCTGTTCATCGCGGCGATCCATCGCATGGGGCTGGTCTCCCTGACCCACACCCCCAATCCGATGGCGTTCCTTGCCGAGTTGCTTGGGCGCCCGGCGAATGAACGCGCGTACCTCATCATGCCAGTCGGCTACCCCGCGCGGGATGCGCGCGTGCCGGACATCCACCGCAAGCCGCTCGAGGCGATTGCGGACTTTCGCTAGAAGACAAACCCGAAAGTGACCGGGATTGTGCGCAGGTCCTTGAAGAAGGCCTGGGTGTCACCCGCCGGCACGTTGTTGAACCGGGCCTCGATCAACCCCGAAATGCCGCCCATCCGGACCCGGAAGCCGGCGCCGAAGTTGAGCGAGGCGTTCACGTCGCTGAACGACAGGGTGGACGCGGTCGCGTCGCTGGCCACTTTCACAGCACCCACGCCGGCAAGGAGGAACGGCTGCACCCGACCCGAGCCAAGGGGAAGTTCCAGGTTGGCGAACCCGCCGAGCAGGGTGGTTACGGCATCGGAGTAAGCGTCGCGCCTTGCCCCGGCGGCGGCCCCACCGGGGGCGCCAGCGAGTCCGGTGAGCACCTCGGACAACTCCTTGAAGCCGAATCGTGAGTAGCTCAGCTCGGGCCGGAGTCGAAGCGCGCCCGTCTTCAGCTGAAGGCCAACGTCGGCGTGGACGCCGTAATCGTGATAGTC is drawn from Gemmatimonadota bacterium and contains these coding sequences:
- a CDS encoding outer membrane beta-barrel protein, which codes for MRRLLLVLACLPLSARAQGAERPFRLVVTGGLQLPTGSFADYHDYGVHADVGLQLKTGALRLRPELSYSRFGFKELSEVLTGLAGAPGGAAAGARRDAYSDAVTTLLGGFANLELPLGSGRVQPFLLAGVGAVKVASDATASTLSFSDVNASLNFGAGFRVRMGGISGLIEARFNNVPAGDTQAFFKDLRTIPVTFGFVF
- a CDS encoding nitroreductase family protein, yielding MPDYPFVPLQHQRIPIEESLQRGRAFHAEMDRRRTTRHFSTDPVPREAIELAIRTAGTAPSGAHQQPWTFVAIADPELKRRIREAAEAEEHAFYHGRAPEGWIDALAPLGTDEHKPHLTDAPWLVVVFRQAHGVGPNDEKITHYYTQESVGIAIGLFIAAIHRMGLVSLTHTPNPMAFLAELLGRPANERAYLIMPVGYPARDARVPDIHRKPLEAIADFR
- a CDS encoding N-acetyl-gamma-glutamyl-phosphate reductase; this encodes MHKIPVGVFGASGYAGRELCGLLADHPHFSLAFATANAQRGERAFIGGREVRFIATDDAPLRGAELIFSALPHGASATWVERAQEHGARVVDLSSDLRPGHTSLDVPYGLTEVNRAALSGAEIIANPGCYPTAILLSLLPLLEGGLLRAESTVVVDAASGVTGAGNSPKPELLFGEVTENYRAYGVGNEHRHLPEMRALVQRHTDAVDLLFTPHLLPVARGILATVTVQLNAPIDDPLALWQSRFAGEPFVEVTDALPTLRDVQHRNVVRMTVRQAAQMRTPTLILLSAIDNLVKGAAGQAIQNANVSFGFNETAGLPR
- the argB gene encoding acetylglutamate kinase — its product is MTRVIKIGGRAQGDAALAPALVAAFAKGEPLCVVHGGGDEVTALQRALGQEPVFVNGRRATSPEELSLVRMVLSGTVNKRLVGAWLNAGLPAVGLSGEDGDLLVCDVFGDGSLGAVGQPRSAHPAVLRALLDAGFVPVISPVGRFAHDGSGCNVNGDDAAAAIAGALQASELLLVADVDGFRDATGATVAALDAGTAAAHITSGVATGGMIAKLEAALRALEYGVTRVRIGGVAAIADATRGTVITRAPLAATY
- a CDS encoding acetylornithine transaminase encodes the protein MTPPVNTAVTPSLLPTYKRAPMEFVGGEGVELIDSDGKRYLDFTSGIAVNALGYGDAGLQQAMKQAADGLVHVSNLFRTAPGEQLADALVQLSFADRVFFCNSGAEANEGAFKIARRWARGIGGPAKHEILAFRGAFHGRLFGTLAATDRPNYRMPFRPLAGGISIMERDLEDLDLALNAETVAAVILEPIQGEGGVRVLDTEFVRRVRELTKARQIALIFDEIQCGLGRTGQVFAYEHLGVTPDIMTLAKPLAGGLPMGAILATETVASAMQPGDHGTTFGGGPFVASVALHVVGRLSDQTMLAHVRAMGALLHDGLEAMMERTDRIRAIRGRGLMLGIDVTEPAGEVIARARDAGMLLVSAGDHTIRLLPPLVITAGDITRGLAVLETALAG
- a CDS encoding arginine repressor (regulates arginine biosynthesis when complexed with arginine by binding at site that overlap the promotors of the arginine biosynthesis genes) encodes the protein MSKRTRQQTIRELITSKVVASQEDLRVLLHEAGWDVTQSTLSRDLRELRIARLPTPDGPRYVTPEALGADTGDRTLVEEVLPQFFSSVDGVGELLVLKTIYGGAQPVAEAIDDAGWDEVIGTIGGENTILIVCRSHTAREAVAQRLRRIAEA